In Puntigrus tetrazona isolate hp1 chromosome 15, ASM1883169v1, whole genome shotgun sequence, the DNA window AGAGACAAATTATTCCCGTTCTGCTATTCTCGGTATCACCGTCGCAGCTGTTCAACTACACTATCTCGCGATAATTTCTACATCGTTCTCACTTCGCTCTACACACACCATGAGCATTCAAAACACTGTTACATATATCTTTATGAATAAAGTGCCCAGAAACGACCCCTCTGAACTCTGCCATAACTGCAACCACTGTGTACATTCATCTTTGGGTTATGGCGGAAGACTAGggtttcattgcatttttttgtttgtttttgtttttttttgcggCGTAATCGCAAAAGTGACATTCATCGCATGTTATGAATTtgtcaaatacatttatacttaAACCAGATATGGATATGAACAAGCATTGTGCATTTATGGGGTTTCCGACACAAAAAGGAAAGCGGAAGACAAACGAAACAAGATGGAAGCAACGGTAAACCACCCACCGTCCAACTAGCATTTCTATTTTGGCACTTAAATCTTAAACAATTACTGAAAGATTTGGAAAGTTGGTTTGTTTTGATAAGCGAGAGCTCGCTTCGCGGCTCCAGAACGTCTAGGAAACAAAATCCCACAATTATTTTCCACCATTCGTGCCTTTTCTGGAATTAGCAACAAGCTAATCTGACCCACGAGAAGATCTGAAAGGTTTTATGCTAACGCTAGTTACATGTGCTCTGTAATTAGCCATTGAGAGGCATGTGAggtatcattatttattatattttgtcacAGAAGTCTTGTGTCTTTGTACGATGATATTAAAACGTAAGCATCAGCACAGCATCTGTGAGGATCGGTGCAGTTTAGCACACACTGAAGTTGCTAGCTTGCTAGTTCGAATGCCAAATGTCAACATTAGCAGTTAGCATCGTGTTCTGTGAAGTTTGGATGTCATAAGCTTTACCAGTTAGCTACAGTGGCCCTTCATGCCTGTATGTTGGACATGTACAAGATGAACTGTGACATTGTATACGACAAGCACAGATTGATCGTTTGTGTGAGAAGAGACAGGAGAACACGATTCGGAGAAATGGATACATAGTACACTAGATGTACTGTATAAAATTCTTCACATGCATTAGGAAAATTTATTGGTTATTGAAAGCAGCATCAGAAGATCATTCATTTTCTACAGGGATGTGGTTTCTGGGGattgtctttatattttaatgggttttttttctagggattttttatattattatttttgtttatttttttttttttttttttgatgtgagcattgtttaacttatttatatagcatttgaAGGCTCCCGGGAAGCATGTGGAGCTTGAAGCGTTTACAGGCACCTGTGTTTTATCTAAagcagaaaaaactgaaaaagaaagaaatagaataAACCGTGCTGGGCTGGATGCTGGATATACACACCTTATCTACAACTCTTGTAAGTTCTCTTATTTTTACTCCCTTTCCAACGCTTTAGCCATGAAAAACACTCTGTACAACcttattttcacacacaaaatgtattgttgttGTAATATCAGCATTGCCACAAAAGGTGCTATTGCGTAGAGTGTGTTTCCGGCCTTCAAGTGCACTCGCATCCTGCTCTTTATGATCTCAAAATCACTTGTAAAATTAGTAGGAGTGGTTATTAATCAGTCTCGGTTAGCTGCTTGGATTGGTGGTAAACATAGTCCAATTTCAAGAGGCACCCTTGGTTTTTAACGTGTAAGTTGTTTAGCATTTTTCATAaaggtgtttgttttgttactgACTTCCACCTCGGGATCGTTTGGAATGCAGTGTGAAGATGTGTAAAGTTGCACTGGAAGTTTATCGCAAACATTTCGTTATGTGGGTCTTGTGCTGTCGAGCGTTGAAAGGATACGGCAGTTCGTGAAgaaggcagtgtgtgtgtgctgtgtctCACAGGCAAGAACAGAATGCAAGCACACCAAAGCGTCACCCGTCATCTgctttctgattatttttttatgccgtTTCAGTCAAGCAAAGGGTGTGTGATCCAGCCTGCAgcacttttgtatttttcctcaagcacaatctaaaatatatatatatatatatttccacatatttatatgttgcatttttttttctcatgagaTAAAGAGATTAAAACTGTCCATTGTTATGACTTTCTTTCGTTCTGTTATGATTACGTTTGCATGTATACATATGCTcgtatatgtacacacacatgctctttTCATGCCTTTGGTGTTGGTTTGCTGTCTGCTTTGGATCCTGGGAGGCCGTTTTCTGTATTGTCATTCCCTGAAGAGCTCACAAGGCACTCTTTACTGtaagaaaaagggaaaaaagacagacattgtaaaaaaaataaataataataatcacatttaattcgatttaaatttaaaaaatgtcatatggTGTGAACATTTAATATAGACACTGACGTGAatgtaatagttcacccaaaaattactcacccccaagcaatcctaggtgtatatgactttcttctttcagacaaagacagtcagagtttttaaaaaatgtatccaggCTTCTAAGCTTGGCAATGCTCGTGGAtagtagccattattttaaagctttgtgAATCTGATACATTTGTTGTAAAACTAACCCATACGCATTCGGGGGGCTTATCACATATCCtctaaagcaaaaaatatttgtagttttcaaattataatgcaaataaCTGACTTCCAGTTTCTTTCCGTGGGAGCGCAgagttccggcttcttggctgacttctgactcgacgTAGGTTGCGTCATTTGTcgagtcataggtcagccaagaagccggatctgcttcagaggacatgtacGAGATAACCCGCCTCCACACCCCCCcgaaggcatataggttagtttcacGATGCATATGTCTGATTTACGgggctttaaaataatggccactatccacaagcattaccaagcttggaagagtaattaaaagaaaactcagactgtgttagtctgaaagaaaaaagtcatatacacctagggtGGCTTGGgtgtgagtaaaatatgccataattGTAATTTctcaattattgttttaaaattgaggaatatttatattgtatctATTACAGAAGATGATTTCCGTAGTTGATGCTGCAGAATGATCCTCTGAGGTGTTTAACTATAGGTTAtgttacaatgaaaaaaaaaaacagaagaaatagGGAAATGTTGTGCTAAGAGGAAAGGCCCGTATCACTATTACCCAGAATGCCTTATTGACATTTACTCAAAATGACAGAATgatatttattgacattttctCTGGTCTCACAAGGGTTTTATAACAGTCACCATGTCAAAGTGTCCAGACAAGCACTGGACCCTAGCGTGCAACACATGCCACTGTTTATGGAGAACAGAATGGAGGATGACTCTGCATATTTCTCCTTTTTGTTGCAGACCACcaccagaaatgaaaatgtgctatctatctgtctgtctgtcggtcGGTCAATAGTGTTGGGTCCAAGCTCACCTTATGGGGTCAACCTATTGAGCTTGAGTGGAAGACACTTAGTAatgtgtattgtatttttatgtattaatattattatgtgtatcttcattttatgttgttattcATGGTTTTTAACACCAAGTCGTGTTCACCATTTTCAAAAACTTGTGTAGTTATCTTATATATCTTCTAATGACTGATTTATAGTTGTCATTcaaacatctatctatctatctatctatctatctatctatctatctatctatctatctatctatctatctatctatcaaaatGCCATGTGTCTAAGAGACTAATTATAGTAtctagtataaaaaaaatagtttaaagtggtcatatgatgcgatttcatgtttttctttctctttagggtgttacaagctgttatcGCACAGATATGATCCATAAAGTTGCATAGATATGATCCACACAGTtgcaaaaccaaagagatattctttataaaaagtgttttgcagcttaaaccacataaactcATCAAAGTACACTAAATACACAAAAGAacgttctttttagcaacatccatatgacctttatatatataacctatAGTTTTGTCgctgtattttgttttgctgtcagGATAGGACCGACTTACTTCTTCTCCTGGACCTTGTTTAGAACGGCGATGACTACAGCTTTCACCACCATGATGAGAATGATGAGACCTATGACTCCGCCGAGCACAGACACAATGATGAGGGTCAGCGTGTTGTCCACCTCCTTCACTGTGAAGGCAAACACACGTTGCGTTGATGTGGGTGGGGCGTAACAACAAACATAACGGGAGGAAACACGCAATTGTTTAAAATGAGGCTTTTTGTAAAGTGGAGACTCACATTCATCCACCACATAAAGAGTGAAAACTGCACTATGGTTGCGTTCCTTCTCCTTGGGGTTGCGGGCGAAGCAGATATAATCTCCCTGGTCCTCAAAGGTGACGTTATGCAGTAAGATGGAGATGTTATTCTGTTTGCTGGAGCCGACAAACTCCACCCGCTCATGATAGATTTTTACATTAGGTTCCACTCCTTCTGCTGGGATGATGGCCTCGCAGAGCTGAGGGAAAACATAGTGTCACTAGAGTATTTGCACTGTTAATCagcagcttttttttatatgaactgCACGGAAATGCGTGTTTGCTTGAGAAAGAGTTGAATGTCTCACCTTAATCAGCGTCCCGTTGTCTTTGAACTGCCAGTTGAAGTAAAGGTTTTTAATGCCGATGCAGCTGGCGTAAGTGCAGGGTAAGAGCACTGAACTTCCATTCATCACTTCTATAAAATGGATCTTGCCTGTGTTCACCTCCAGTGCCTGAGCGTACCACACTCCTGAGAGAAATAGAAGAGATAAGAACAAATTAACAAGCCGGCAAAAGACTTTTTATCCTAACAGCAATAAACAGTAATTGAAAGACACCTTTATGGTTTACAATACATATctgtatgtgtgcgtgcgtgcacgAAATCCCAAAACAATACAGCTGTgcatcacaggaacaaattacatttaacaatataatGTTTAGCATCATAATCACGGCATAAACTAACTTAACTACCGGTAGACATCGCAATAGAATCAGTAACAACAGAGTGCCTATGGAGTAGATAATTGTTTTGAGCAAAATATGTTTGCTGCAAAAATCTGacggatttattaaaaatgctaattcgttCTATGCAAGCAGGAGGCACTTTAAGCAACAGAAATGGAGGTTTCCCTTGTAGACAAAGCAGCTCTGAGTTTACAAACATGCAcggtaaaatgaaaatgacattttctaaaGACAGTCTTCCTGTTATTAGAGAAATATTCGGGCGGTGTTCAGAGAGGTTTCATCAGAGCAACTATTCTAGTAGTAGTAACTATCTATTAAAcctatatctatctatagatGCATCAAATGATTCACTGACTGATGACTTGTGATTACgattaattagaaaaaatagtagaaaatgtattaaactgaaTGAGAAAACTAAGGTTTAAAAGATTTTctgtgaatgaaaaaataactgaaacactgaaattatactgacaaatgtttaatttttttttttaagaatttaacaGTTGCTTTTGAAAATAGTACTGaggatgataataataataataataataataacacagcattttttaatactagtaatatagtaatttataataCTAATGTTGCATAATATTTCATAcaaatgcttttgtttcagATTCAGTTCATTGTAGTCCTTGTAAACATTCATGGCTATAAAAGAGAGCTTAAAATTTCGAGAGTGTTTTTTCTAATGTTTCTCTACAGGCATCCGGAGTTAGAACCCTAGCTTGAGAACCTTTCCTGATCCTGACCCTTTCTCTTACTCCCACTTCACATCCTGTCTGCTCTACACGGTCTAAttataataaactgaaaaaaactaaacaaaaacacaaaaaaaactgagaagtCAGTCATTGGTTTCATTGCAGCTGTTGTTCAGTGACTACAAAGAAACTGATGAAAACATTATCAAAACAGGACTTGAGAGCATGAGGGACCTATTATGCAGAAACTGAAGATCCACGATGATATTACTAGACATAAAGAGAGCATTTATGACTGACACAAGGAAAAGAATAGAGGCTATTTATAGCAAACCGTTTTAACTTTTACCATTTAAATTTAGTAATATATCTAGTTACatgctattaatatttattttatagatactAGTATCTGTTCCATTAAGTACTAGTTCTAGTTGTAAATATTCTTACTAGTACCCTTTTTAAAGGACACTAGTACTTATCTGTTAGATACTAGTGTCACGTGCCAGTACTGTTTTGTTGTCGTTTTCCATGCCCcacgtgctctgtgtgccctactttcagtTTATTGTATGATTGTGTTCAGGTGTTCCTTGTTAATTAAGTCATTTCCTTTGGGCTATTTAAGATCCAGTTTTCCTGTGTTTTATCATCCGGTCTCGTCATTACCGCCATTATTCTTCCACGGTATCATCGCTAACGTCCTTAGCGTTAATTGTAAACGTCAATGTATGTGTTTGATTCCCGTTTGCTTGCGTTCGTTCAATTGTGGATTTAGTAAAGACTGTAAAGAGCGAGATTCCTCGTTGTGTGCTTCCTCCttaaccacaccgtgacaattAGTCTATAATTTTTCATTAGATACGTACTAGTAGGCTACCTATTAAAAGAAGCACACTAGTACTTAGGCCACATAAACACGAACTCAGAGCTTTCCCcatccattctttttttttattcttgtttttcatCCATAAACACATCGCCGTCTcaaaacatgtacacacacacacacacaaaaaacaagacACTGAAACCGACTCTAAACAATGTAGTGTGCATGCCAGACCAGTGTGTGGCGATGTAGTTCTGCCGCAAAGATATGCTTAAAACGGAGAAGAAGACTTGGAACATGCGCATAAACCTTGCACACTGTATACAAACTCAACCCAACAAGAAGTTGATCATGGAACAATACATAGATTAATCTGTATTACTGCTAGTTAATAAAATGACAGCCGTTCATTGCTTGTTCTTGTAGGGTCGAGACGCGGGGTGATTAGTGCTGggtcattttttacatttgaataaaatgaaacatttcaaatcacACGAGCCGATGTTTTATTCACAGTGAACTgagaaatgagctcatttcacgtttgatgcctgctacaggtctcaaaatagtTGGGACGGTGGTGTGTTTACCATGGTGTAAAGATCTGGCAGGCGGGCCAATTCAGCACCCAGACTCTTCTACCATGAAGCCACGCTGTCGTCATAGCTGCAGTCTGTGCTGTTTCACTGGCCTGCTGAAACGCACAAGGCCCTTCCTGAAATagacgtcatctggaggggagcatatgtcatggtttctggaagtattcctgagcttGTTTATTAATGTCAATGACAGGATCATGATGAGTGATGCAGCGTCGTCTGAGGGCCTGAAGACCACAGGAGTCCAACATAGATCTTCGGCCTTTACCCACAGAGATTTCTCAAGTTTCACTAAATCAtttgatgatgttatgcagagtagatgatgagatttgcaaagcctttgcaatttgaTGGTGATTTTAGAGTATCTTTTtacacactctttcacagatcAGAGAGCCTCTGCCCATCTTTACTTCCGAGAGACTCTGCCTCTCTAAGACATCCCTTTTATAGCTTATCGTGTTACAGTcctgatgtcaattaacttaattatttGCTAGATGTCTTGCTAGatgtcttttcaaaatgtcttgctttttcagccctttgttgcCCCCAACTTTTTAAGACCTGTAGCAGACGCCAAACTTCTTTCTTTAAACATATGTTATGTTGTCTATTTCCTTTCatcttaaatctttaaaaaggaTACCAGTACTCCACCTAAATAATAAGCACTAGTAGTTAATGAATAAGTATAGTAGCTGATCTAATAGATATTAgatgtaaaaaaagttttagtagcatgatattaaattataaatattaaatgttgaaatggtTTGGCAGAGACTATACAAATGTGCAAACTGTTCACAGTTATGTTGCGttccaaaacattacaaaaagaGCCATTCAGTTTGACACACAGAGTTGTTTTCTGACCCCAGCTCTGGCATTTGCAGCATGCGTCTGAGAGCCATTGCGGGAAGGactatttataaatgcatccATCTCAGTATTTAATTTCACAGTGTATCTCATGTAGTCATACAGCAAAATGTTCTGTgatgttctttctttttgtaaatgtagCTTGAAATTTCAGCACTTTTTTGGGCAACATGCTatcttttttcaaaaatgaaaacatttgattCAACAATATGACATCAGTAGCGACATTTGCTTGAGATATGGCTTTGTTGATAATTAAGCAATTACATTCCTACTCATGTTAAATAGAAGGCAATAAAAACCTGCCAATATAGTGCCTCTCATTAAACCCAACGTTTAGCTGTTTTAGTAGGCCTTTTTGACATCTTACTTTGCATCTTACAGTAAAAGCCAAGGTCTGCAGAGAGCTTCAGAAGCATCAGAGGGATATCATTGTTAGAAGGTATCAGTCAGGGGAAGTGTACAAAAGACTTCAGGAAATTATACCATGAAACACAGTAAAGAGTAATCATCAAGTGGAGGAAATATGGCTCAACATATTCCCATACCCTAGACATTCCTCCAAAATTGCTTGATAAGAAAGATAAGGAAACTGGTTAGGAAGGCCGTTGAGATGCCTACAGGGACATTAAAGGAGCTACTATAATTTCTGGAAAGTACTAGGTATGTAGTACATGTGACAACAATCTGGGCTATGGTCTAGGGTAACAAAACAACCACATCCATTTCCAGCTtagttttacaaaaacaaattttaaagtCTCCCAAATATATGTGGGAAAATGTGTTTTCCCAAGGAGGCTTCCCAAGTTTGGACTTTTTGGTCATACATTTGAATTATAGTTTCTCAGGTTACAGTTTAAATTAAAGGTGGAAaaattcagaaattatttatcTTGGTCATATTTTCAGCACTTTTTTGGGCAACATGCTatcttttttcaaaaatgaaaacatttgattCAACAATATGACACCATACATCCAAATCAGTAGCAGCATTTGCTTGTTGGCATGCATGTTCAGTCTACCCCAAATAAATGACCTCTAACCAcactttattcaaaaacattggTATTTGTACAGCGTAAATAAAATCTAACACTATATGcaatatctgtatttatttgtaatattagtaAATTGCATACTGCTAAGAAAAAAACTACTATTTTCATTggatatataatacatttatttgagcatTTGTCATCCCATTGAAGTGAACATCGTCAATCTGATAAATTGGAAATCACccactgctgtttttttttgcagttaaaatATAATCGAATCAAACTAGgatattaaaactataaaatatatcacatataaaaaaatccacACAAATCAAAGTAGTAATCAGCACGGACAGAAGCCTAATGCTCCGAATAAATGTACTCATTTGCCATTATAGCAACTCATTTTTGACTTGATCTCCTACttatgcatttcaaatatcAATTGTTACCACTCAGCAAGATACAACACTGAGATTTTACATctgatatgtattttttttttttttacaactggAGATATGTCACTTCATTGAgtatagatattttatataatattgtatcgTAAAATTAACTTGCCTGCAAGACAACTAGCTAATACTAGGTATGATAGCTAGCTAACTTAGCTACTTAATAACAGTAGTGGAAGTATTATTCAGATCATTTGAAGTAAAAGTATTTATGCCACATTGTAGAAGTGTGTACTTATCAGCAAAATGTACTTAAACTATCAAAAAAAGTCCCTGGTAGTGTTGACTATTAGACAGTATAAGatgtttttgaattaatattacTGCTTCATTGATGTGTATGGATTTTACTGCTGTAGATGATAAAGTTGAGCACATTTTAACtactatacattttaaagctAATCCAAGAAGGATTTaagtagtttatttaaaatgtaactttagaAGTTGGAgtttctgtgatgcaaaaaaGGAGACCAAGATAAATAATTTGAGAACATTTTATGCTTTAATCTAAACTAACCTGTGCAACTCAAATAGACGGGGgaaaaaaacggaaaaaaaaaatcttttaatgaaAGGAATGTGGTTTCATAAGTGTTCACGCCCTCTTATAACTGGAGATATGGCTTTGTTGATAATTAAGCAATTACATTCCTACTCATGTTAAATAGAAGGCAATAAAAACCTGCCAATATAGTGCCTCTCATTAAACCCAACGTTTAGCTGTTTTAGTAGGCCTTTTTGACATCTTACTTTGCATCTTACAGTAAAAGCCAAGGTCTGCAGAGAGCTTCAGAAGCATCAGAGGGATATCATTGTTAGAAGGTATCAGTCAGGGGAAGTGTACAAAAGACTTCAGGAAATTATACCATGAAACACAGTAAAGAGTAATCATCAAGTGGAGGAAATATGGCTCAACATATTCCCATACCCTAGACATTCCTCCAAAATTACTTGATAAGAAAGATAAGGAAACTGGTTAGGAAGGCCGTTGAGATGCCTACAGGGACATTAAAGGAGCTACTATAATTTCTGGAAAGTACTAGGTATGTAGTACATGTGACAACAATCTGGGCTATGGTCTAGGGTAACAAAACAACCACATCCATTTCCAGCTtagttttacaaaaacaaattttaaagtCTCCCAAATATATGTGGGAAAATGTGTTTTCCCAAGGAGGCTTCCCAAGTTTGGGCATGTGGAAGCCAAGCGGGCGCATGTGGAACCTATTTTTTCTGCTAGACTATTAAGGCAAATGGGTTAAGATCAAATAGCCTTGTACAGCATTAGATAATGCCAGTCGTTAAGATCCAGGGTTCAACCAAGATAAGGACCTCTTCTGCAAGGTCATATGTCTGCCTCTTGTCTGCTTCTTTCTGGCTATTGATCCCTGTAGCTTCTCTCATAGTTGGAAGACCAGCCATTATGGTGCACTTATTCATCAGTGGGGCCACTTTCAAAGCTCAGAGAGTTAATTTCTGAGCCTTTCATCATATTGAGATACATCCTGTAAGAATAACTGATG includes these proteins:
- the scn4ba gene encoding sodium channel, voltage-gated, type IV, beta a; this encodes MELQDRRSFLHRCARSGDVVHAGLVVTLLIGVWYAQALEVNTGKIHFIEVMNGSSVLLPCTYASCIGIKNLYFNWQFKDNGTLIKLCEAIIPAEGVEPNVKIYHERVEFVGSSKQNNISILLHNVTFEDQGDYICFARNPKEKERNHSAVFTLYVVDELKEVDNTLTLIIVSVLGGVIGLIILIMVVKAVVIAVLNKVQEKNKECLVSSSGNDNTENGLPGSKADSKPTPKA